A DNA window from Camelina sativa cultivar DH55 chromosome 13, Cs, whole genome shotgun sequence contains the following coding sequences:
- the LOC104735054 gene encoding classical arabinogalactan protein 4 — protein MGSKIVQVFLMLALFATSALAQAPAPTPTATPPPPAATPPPATPPPVATPPPMATPPPAAAPAPTTTTPPAATPAPATTPPSAAPSPADVPSASPPAPEGPSVSPSNAPGPSDEAAAPSAAFSNKAFFAGTAFAAIMYAAVLA, from the coding sequence atgggtTCCAAGATTGTCCAAGTTTTCTTGATGTTGGCTCTATTCGCCACTTCAGCACTCGCTCAAGCCCCTGCTCCTACTCCCACCGCCACTCCTCCACCACCCGCCGCCACTCCTCCTCCCGCAACTCCTCCTCCGGTTGCAACTCCTCCTCCAATGGCCACCCCACCACCAGCCGCAGCCCCAGCCCCAACCACCACTACACCACCTGCCGCAACCCCAGCCCCTGCCACTACCCCACCATCAGCTGCTCCTTCTCCGGCTGATGTTCCCTCCGCCTCTCCACCAGCACCAGAAGGTCCCTCCGTAAGCCCAAGCAATGCTCCCGGACCTTCAGATGAAGCAGCTGCCCCAAGCGCCGCTTTCTCCAACAAGGCTTTCTTCGCCGGAACCGCCTTCGCCGCTATTATGTACGCCGCCGTTTTGGCTTGA
- the LOC104735055 gene encoding cyclin-D4-2-like isoform X1 has product MAEFVEPNLLLSSETINFDDEKKSNFVDTSSIFQMGFPPESEEIILEMIQKERQHSPRDDYLKRLRTGDLDLTVRSQALDWIWKACEELKFGPLCICLAVNYLDRFLSVHDLPSGKAWIVQLLAVACLSLAAKIEETIVPKLIQLQVGDPVFVFEPKSIQRMELLVLSVLRWRLRAVTPCSYIRYFLSKINDYDHEPPTRLLSKSLQVIASTTKGIDFLEYRASEIAAAVALSVSGEHNTSHFDKLSFTSSFFSHLEMERVKKIGEMIERGDGSTSCSQTPNNVVLQPFKTLYSPSLSTSSVSSSLTSLS; this is encoded by the exons ATGGCAGAATTTGTAGAACCAAATCTCCTTCTATCTTCAGAGACCATCAAttttgatgatgagaagaagagcaaTTTTGTCGACACAAGTTCGATTTTTCAGATGGGTTTCCCTCCGGAGAGCGAAGAGATCATTCTAGAGATGATTCAGAAAGAGAGACAACACTCTCCGAGAGATGACTACCTCAAGAGACTCAGAACTGGTGATTTGGATTTGACTGTCAGAAGTCAAGCCCTTGATTGGATTTGGAAG GCTTGTGAGGAGCTTAAGTTTGGACCATTGTGTATATGTCTAGCAGTTAACTACTTGGATCGTTTCTTATCTGTTCATGACTTGCCT AGTGGAAAAGCTTGGATAGTACAACTGTTGGCTGTGGCTTGTTTGTCATTGGCAGCCAAAATAGAGGAAACCATTGTTCCAAAGTTAATACAACTGCAG GTTGGAGATCCTGTGTTTGTATTTGAGCCTAAATCAATCCAAAGAATGGAACTTTTGGTGTTGAGCGTATTGAGATGGAGGCTAAGAGCAGTGACGCCTTGCTCTTACATTAGATACTTCCTGAGTAAGATCAATGACTATGATCACGAACCACCTACCAGATTGTTGTCCAAATCACTACAAGTGATAGCCAGCACAACCAAAG GTATTGACTTCTTGGAGTATAGAGCTTCAGAGATTGCTGCTGCAGTTGCTCTTTCTGTTTCTGGAGAACATAACACATCACACTTTGACAAACTCTCCttcacttcttccttcttctcacacCTTGAAATG gagagagtgaagaagattgGTGAAATGATAGAGAGAGGAGATGGGTCAACTTCATGTTCACAAACACCCAATAATGTAGTCTTACAACCATTCAAGACTCTctattctccttctctttctacttcttctgtttcttcctccctcacttctctttcttaa
- the LOC104735055 gene encoding cyclin-D4-2-like isoform X2 — translation MGFPPESEEIILEMIQKERQHSPRDDYLKRLRTGDLDLTVRSQALDWIWKACEELKFGPLCICLAVNYLDRFLSVHDLPSGKAWIVQLLAVACLSLAAKIEETIVPKLIQLQVGDPVFVFEPKSIQRMELLVLSVLRWRLRAVTPCSYIRYFLSKINDYDHEPPTRLLSKSLQVIASTTKGIDFLEYRASEIAAAVALSVSGEHNTSHFDKLSFTSSFFSHLEMERVKKIGEMIERGDGSTSCSQTPNNVVLQPFKTLYSPSLSTSSVSSSLTSLS, via the exons ATGGGTTTCCCTCCGGAGAGCGAAGAGATCATTCTAGAGATGATTCAGAAAGAGAGACAACACTCTCCGAGAGATGACTACCTCAAGAGACTCAGAACTGGTGATTTGGATTTGACTGTCAGAAGTCAAGCCCTTGATTGGATTTGGAAG GCTTGTGAGGAGCTTAAGTTTGGACCATTGTGTATATGTCTAGCAGTTAACTACTTGGATCGTTTCTTATCTGTTCATGACTTGCCT AGTGGAAAAGCTTGGATAGTACAACTGTTGGCTGTGGCTTGTTTGTCATTGGCAGCCAAAATAGAGGAAACCATTGTTCCAAAGTTAATACAACTGCAG GTTGGAGATCCTGTGTTTGTATTTGAGCCTAAATCAATCCAAAGAATGGAACTTTTGGTGTTGAGCGTATTGAGATGGAGGCTAAGAGCAGTGACGCCTTGCTCTTACATTAGATACTTCCTGAGTAAGATCAATGACTATGATCACGAACCACCTACCAGATTGTTGTCCAAATCACTACAAGTGATAGCCAGCACAACCAAAG GTATTGACTTCTTGGAGTATAGAGCTTCAGAGATTGCTGCTGCAGTTGCTCTTTCTGTTTCTGGAGAACATAACACATCACACTTTGACAAACTCTCCttcacttcttccttcttctcacacCTTGAAATG gagagagtgaagaagattgGTGAAATGATAGAGAGAGGAGATGGGTCAACTTCATGTTCACAAACACCCAATAATGTAGTCTTACAACCATTCAAGACTCTctattctccttctctttctacttcttctgtttcttcctccctcacttctctttcttaa